A genomic segment from Desulfovibrio aminophilus DSM 12254 encodes:
- a CDS encoding YheT family hydrolase, whose amino-acid sequence MPLVESRLPSPPPFLSNGHAETLFAGLLRRSPQLELERERLELPDGDFLDLDWSRNGSRRLALLTHGLEGHSRRPYILGMARTLRDAGFDVLARNLRGCSGELNRLATAYHSGETGDLDQVLGHALAAGGYESVVLVGFSIGGNQTLRYLGEDPDRVPGAVAASVCISVPCDLPSSERELARRSNRIYVLNFLKTLREKLREKNRRFPGLVDPERLEAVRDLRSFDDLFTAPRHGFRDAAHYYAEASSRPVLGAIRVPTLLLNARNDPFLPPECFPEAEARANPMLFLETPARGGHVGFVPPRPGLYRSEARTLEFLARVL is encoded by the coding sequence GTGCCGCTGGTCGAATCCCGCCTGCCGTCCCCGCCGCCGTTCCTGAGCAACGGCCACGCCGAGACGCTTTTCGCCGGGCTGCTGCGGCGGTCGCCGCAACTGGAGCTGGAGCGCGAGCGGCTGGAACTGCCCGACGGCGACTTCCTGGACCTGGACTGGAGCCGGAACGGATCGCGACGGCTGGCCCTGCTGACCCACGGCCTGGAGGGACACTCCCGGCGGCCCTACATCCTGGGCATGGCCCGGACTCTGCGCGACGCCGGATTCGATGTGCTGGCCCGCAACCTGCGCGGCTGCTCCGGGGAGTTGAACCGCCTGGCCACGGCCTACCACAGCGGCGAAACCGGGGATCTGGACCAGGTCCTGGGCCACGCCCTGGCGGCGGGCGGCTACGAGAGCGTGGTGCTGGTGGGCTTCAGCATCGGCGGCAACCAGACCCTGCGCTACCTGGGCGAGGACCCGGACCGCGTGCCCGGGGCCGTGGCCGCCTCGGTCTGCATCTCCGTGCCCTGCGACCTGCCCTCCTCGGAGCGCGAGCTCGCCCGGCGGAGCAACCGCATCTACGTGCTGAACTTTCTCAAGACGCTGCGGGAGAAGCTGCGCGAAAAGAACCGCCGCTTCCCCGGGCTGGTGGACCCGGAGCGGCTGGAGGCCGTGCGCGACCTGCGCAGCTTCGACGACCTCTTCACCGCGCCCCGCCACGGCTTCCGCGACGCGGCCCACTACTACGCCGAGGCCTCCTCGCGACCCGTGCTCGGCGCGATCCGCGTGCCCACCCTGCTGCTCAACGCGCGCAACGACCCCTTCCTGCCCCCGGAGTGCTTTCCCGAGGCCGAGGCCAGGGCCAATCCCATGCTCTTCCTGGAGACGCCCGCCCGGGGCGGGCACGTGGGCTTCGTGCCGCCGAGGCCGGGGCTCTACAGGTCCGAGGCCCGGACGCTGGAGTTCCTGGCCCGGGTGCTCTAG